Proteins found in one Asterias amurensis chromosome 13, ASM3211899v1 genomic segment:
- the LOC139946555 gene encoding uncharacterized protein, with amino-acid sequence MHFGNFSGGALAILVAALIVCTEADRKTCFCDLRYSTSRLVTGDSIDSLPVLYDLPNPSYTNWLSVGCKRVNGNCPNDCLNRAHVWLGTAANPSSHFTSGSGLNACEIVRRNAPPSNKIYVYASYDPSVCGGRSWQYITELCCWAISFPGYSPVYLHNPMCAQDCSPMGC; translated from the exons ATGCATTTTGGAAACTTCTCTGGTGGAGCTTTGGCCATCCTGGTCGCTGCCTTGATTGTCTGCACTGAAGCTGATCGAAAAAC GTGTTTCTGTGATCTTCGGTACAGCACTTCTCGACTCGTCACCGGGGATAGCATCGACAGCCTCCCCGTTCTCTATGACCTCCCAAACCCCTCCTACACCAACTGGCTGAGCGTAGGCTGCAAACGGGTCAACGGGAACTGCCCCAACGATTGCCTCAACCGAGCCCACGTATGGCTCGGAACCGCAGCCAACCCGAGTAGCCACTTCACCAGTGGGTCCGGTCTGAACGCCTGTGAGATCGTCAGGCGTAACGCCCCACCCAGCAACAAGATCTACGTGTACGCTTCGTACGACCCCAGTGTCTGTGGTGGAAGGTCGTGGCAGTACATCACTGAACTCTGCTGCTGGGCGATATCATTCCCTGGTTATAGCCCTGTGTATTTGCACAATCCAATGTGTGCGCAGGATTGCTCGCCTATGGGATGTTAA
- the LOC139946330 gene encoding DNA methyltransferase 1-associated protein 1-like isoform X6, whose translation MRYKSKKNHESTFKRPEGMHREVYALLYSDNKDPPALIPSDSNQGYKQMKAKLGRSKVRPWKRMSFTNPARKDGAVFYHWRRVADEGKDYPFARFNKEVSVPLYTSQEYQLNLHDEKWTKQATDHLFDLCNRFDLRWVVVHDRFDYTSYGKRSIEDMKERYYSIINKLSKARADPSLSNRAAQVYDAEHERKRKEQLLRLFNRTQEQVEEEEMLIAELKKIELRKKEREKKTQDLQKLITAADNNAELRRTERKITKKKIQLPQSKSRKELEGSSKQILETGGIKFPDFKQSGVYLRSQKMKLPSSVGQKKTKAIEHLLDELGIPIQPMPTEDISLLYNELRSDMVLLYELKLAHANCEFELQTLRHRYEALAPGKLPSSALSLINAMPPMEDPNEILPMLLEEGGVIVKMEDDTSDDQSNKNKKPVSEIIDVVTTSPSTPRKRRTAIEPPTVVKKIKKL comes from the exons ATGCGATAC AAATCAAAGAAAAACCATGAGTCCACATTTAAGAGACCTGAGGGTATGCACAGAGAGGTATATGCCCTGCTCTACTCCGacaacaa GGATCCTCCAGCGCTAATACCATCGGATTCCAACCAGGGTTATAAACAGATGAAAGCAAAGTTAGGACGGAGTAAAGTTCGGCCCTGGAAGCGGATGTCATTCACCAATCCTGCAAGAAAG GACGGTGCAGTGTTTTACCACTGGAGGAGAGTTGCAGATGAGGGTAAAGACTACCCGTTTGCTCGATTCAATAAG GAGGTGTCCGTGCCACTGTATACCAGTCAAGAGTACCAGCTGAATTTACATGATGAGAAATGGACCAAACAGGCTACCGACCATCTCTTTGACCTCTGTAACCGCTTTGACCTGCGATGGGTCGTAGTTCATGACCGGTTCGATTACACATCGTATGGG AAGCGTAGTATTGAAGATATGAAGGAGCGTTATTACAGCATCATAAACAAATTGTCCAAGGCTCGAGCTGATCCCAGCCTGAGCAATAGAGCGGCGCAGGTGTACGACGCTGAACATGAAAGGAAGAGGAAGGAACAACTGCTGAGATTGTTCAATCGCACTCAAGAACAG GTGGAAGAGGAGGAGATGCTGATCGCAGAACTAAAGAAGATCGAGTTGAGGAAGAAAGAACGCGAGAAGAAAACCCAAGATCTCCAGAAACTTATCACAGCGGCAGACAACAATGCAGAGCTGCGTCGGACTGAGCGAAAGATTACCAAGAAGAAGATTCAACTGCCTCAgagcaaatcaagaaaagaatTGGAAGGAAGCTCCAAA CAAATTCTGGAAACTGGAGGAATTAAGTTTCCAGATTTCAAGCAGTCGGGAGTTTACCTCAGAAGCCAAAAG ATGAAGTTGCCGTCCTCAGTCGGTCAGAAGAAAACCAAAGCCATAGAACACCTTCTTGATGAGCTAGGGATACCCATTCAACCCATGCCAACTGAGGACATCAGTTTGCTCTACAATGAACTCAG GTCTGACATGGTCCTCCTGTACGAGCTCAAGTTGGCACATGCCAACTGTGAGTTTGAACTTCAGACTCTGCGCCATCGTTACGAAGCCTTGGCTCCAGGAAAGCTCCCCTCATCAGCCCTGTCCCTGATCAACGCCATGCCGCCAATGGAGGATCCCAACGAGATACTACCAATGTTGCTGGAGGAAGGAGGAGTGATTGTTAAGATGGAGGACGACACCTCGGATGACCAATCCAACAAGAATAAGAAG
- the LOC139946330 gene encoding DNA methyltransferase 1-associated protein 1-like isoform X5, producing MRYKSKKNHESTFKRPEGMHREVYALLYSDNKICRDPPALIPSDSNQGYKQMKAKLGRSKVRPWKRMSFTNPARKDGAVFYHWRRVADEGKDYPFARFNKEVSVPLYTSQEYQLNLHDEKWTKQATDHLFDLCNRFDLRWVVVHDRFDYTSYGKRSIEDMKERYYSIINKLSKARADPSLSNRAAQVYDAEHERKRKEQLLRLFNRTQEQVEEEEMLIAELKKIELRKKEREKKTQDLQKLITAADNNAELRRTERKITKKKIQLPQSKSRKELEGSSKQILETGGIKFPDFKQSGVYLRSQKMKLPSSVGQKKTKAIEHLLDELGIPIQPMPTEDISLLYNELRSDMVLLYELKLAHANCEFELQTLRHRYEALAPGKLPSSALSLINAMPPMEDPNEILPMLLEEGGVIVKMEDDTSDDQSNKNKKPVSEIIDVVTTSPSTPRKRRTAIEPPTVVKKIKKL from the exons ATGCGATAC AAATCAAAGAAAAACCATGAGTCCACATTTAAGAGACCTGAGGGTATGCACAGAGAGGTATATGCCCTGCTCTACTCCGacaacaa GATTTGTAGGGATCCTCCAGCGCTAATACCATCGGATTCCAACCAGGGTTATAAACAGATGAAAGCAAAGTTAGGACGGAGTAAAGTTCGGCCCTGGAAGCGGATGTCATTCACCAATCCTGCAAGAAAG GACGGTGCAGTGTTTTACCACTGGAGGAGAGTTGCAGATGAGGGTAAAGACTACCCGTTTGCTCGATTCAATAAG GAGGTGTCCGTGCCACTGTATACCAGTCAAGAGTACCAGCTGAATTTACATGATGAGAAATGGACCAAACAGGCTACCGACCATCTCTTTGACCTCTGTAACCGCTTTGACCTGCGATGGGTCGTAGTTCATGACCGGTTCGATTACACATCGTATGGG AAGCGTAGTATTGAAGATATGAAGGAGCGTTATTACAGCATCATAAACAAATTGTCCAAGGCTCGAGCTGATCCCAGCCTGAGCAATAGAGCGGCGCAGGTGTACGACGCTGAACATGAAAGGAAGAGGAAGGAACAACTGCTGAGATTGTTCAATCGCACTCAAGAACAG GTGGAAGAGGAGGAGATGCTGATCGCAGAACTAAAGAAGATCGAGTTGAGGAAGAAAGAACGCGAGAAGAAAACCCAAGATCTCCAGAAACTTATCACAGCGGCAGACAACAATGCAGAGCTGCGTCGGACTGAGCGAAAGATTACCAAGAAGAAGATTCAACTGCCTCAgagcaaatcaagaaaagaatTGGAAGGAAGCTCCAAA CAAATTCTGGAAACTGGAGGAATTAAGTTTCCAGATTTCAAGCAGTCGGGAGTTTACCTCAGAAGCCAAAAG ATGAAGTTGCCGTCCTCAGTCGGTCAGAAGAAAACCAAAGCCATAGAACACCTTCTTGATGAGCTAGGGATACCCATTCAACCCATGCCAACTGAGGACATCAGTTTGCTCTACAATGAACTCAG GTCTGACATGGTCCTCCTGTACGAGCTCAAGTTGGCACATGCCAACTGTGAGTTTGAACTTCAGACTCTGCGCCATCGTTACGAAGCCTTGGCTCCAGGAAAGCTCCCCTCATCAGCCCTGTCCCTGATCAACGCCATGCCGCCAATGGAGGATCCCAACGAGATACTACCAATGTTGCTGGAGGAAGGAGGAGTGATTGTTAAGATGGAGGACGACACCTCGGATGACCAATCCAACAAGAATAAGAAG
- the LOC139946330 gene encoding DNA methyltransferase 1-associated protein 1-like isoform X1 yields MSDVRDIFEWDVDVQAEPGTAPPPSASTSSTAVNSTETTAQQVRKKDEIIGIIGSHSSEKKQKSKKNHESTFKRPEGMHREVYALLYSDNKICRDPPALIPSDSNQGYKQMKAKLGRSKVRPWKRMSFTNPARKDGAVFYHWRRVADEGKDYPFARFNKEVSVPLYTSQEYQLNLHDEKWTKQATDHLFDLCNRFDLRWVVVHDRFDYTSYGKRSIEDMKERYYSIINKLSKARADPSLSNRAAQVYDAEHERKRKEQLLRLFNRTQEQVEEEEMLIAELKKIELRKKEREKKTQDLQKLITAADNNAELRRTERKITKKKIQLPQSKSRKELEGSSKQILETGGIKFPDFKQSGVYLRSQKMKLPSSVGQKKTKAIEHLLDELGIPIQPMPTEDISLLYNELRSDMVLLYELKLAHANCEFELQTLRHRYEALAPGKLPSSALSLINAMPPMEDPNEILPMLLEEGGVIVKMEDDTSDDQSNKNKKPVSEIIDVVTTSPSTPRKRRTAIEPPTVVKKIKKL; encoded by the exons ATGTCTGACGTTAGGGACATTTTTGAGTGGGATGTTGACGTACAGGCAGAGCCAGGAACTGCGCCGCCGCCGAGCGCGTCGACCTCCTCGACCGCCGTCAACAGCACCGAGACCACGGCACAACAAGTACGGAAGAAAGATGAGATCATTGGCATTATTGGCTCACATTCATCAGAGAAAAAACAG AAATCAAAGAAAAACCATGAGTCCACATTTAAGAGACCTGAGGGTATGCACAGAGAGGTATATGCCCTGCTCTACTCCGacaacaa GATTTGTAGGGATCCTCCAGCGCTAATACCATCGGATTCCAACCAGGGTTATAAACAGATGAAAGCAAAGTTAGGACGGAGTAAAGTTCGGCCCTGGAAGCGGATGTCATTCACCAATCCTGCAAGAAAG GACGGTGCAGTGTTTTACCACTGGAGGAGAGTTGCAGATGAGGGTAAAGACTACCCGTTTGCTCGATTCAATAAG GAGGTGTCCGTGCCACTGTATACCAGTCAAGAGTACCAGCTGAATTTACATGATGAGAAATGGACCAAACAGGCTACCGACCATCTCTTTGACCTCTGTAACCGCTTTGACCTGCGATGGGTCGTAGTTCATGACCGGTTCGATTACACATCGTATGGG AAGCGTAGTATTGAAGATATGAAGGAGCGTTATTACAGCATCATAAACAAATTGTCCAAGGCTCGAGCTGATCCCAGCCTGAGCAATAGAGCGGCGCAGGTGTACGACGCTGAACATGAAAGGAAGAGGAAGGAACAACTGCTGAGATTGTTCAATCGCACTCAAGAACAG GTGGAAGAGGAGGAGATGCTGATCGCAGAACTAAAGAAGATCGAGTTGAGGAAGAAAGAACGCGAGAAGAAAACCCAAGATCTCCAGAAACTTATCACAGCGGCAGACAACAATGCAGAGCTGCGTCGGACTGAGCGAAAGATTACCAAGAAGAAGATTCAACTGCCTCAgagcaaatcaagaaaagaatTGGAAGGAAGCTCCAAA CAAATTCTGGAAACTGGAGGAATTAAGTTTCCAGATTTCAAGCAGTCGGGAGTTTACCTCAGAAGCCAAAAG ATGAAGTTGCCGTCCTCAGTCGGTCAGAAGAAAACCAAAGCCATAGAACACCTTCTTGATGAGCTAGGGATACCCATTCAACCCATGCCAACTGAGGACATCAGTTTGCTCTACAATGAACTCAG GTCTGACATGGTCCTCCTGTACGAGCTCAAGTTGGCACATGCCAACTGTGAGTTTGAACTTCAGACTCTGCGCCATCGTTACGAAGCCTTGGCTCCAGGAAAGCTCCCCTCATCAGCCCTGTCCCTGATCAACGCCATGCCGCCAATGGAGGATCCCAACGAGATACTACCAATGTTGCTGGAGGAAGGAGGAGTGATTGTTAAGATGGAGGACGACACCTCGGATGACCAATCCAACAAGAATAAGAAG
- the LOC139946330 gene encoding DNA methyltransferase 1-associated protein 1-like isoform X2, whose product MSDVRDIFEWDVDVQAEPGTAPPPSASTSSTAVNSTETTAQQVRKKDEIIGIIGSHSSEKKQKSKKNHESTFKRPEGMHREVYALLYSDNKDPPALIPSDSNQGYKQMKAKLGRSKVRPWKRMSFTNPARKDGAVFYHWRRVADEGKDYPFARFNKEVSVPLYTSQEYQLNLHDEKWTKQATDHLFDLCNRFDLRWVVVHDRFDYTSYGKRSIEDMKERYYSIINKLSKARADPSLSNRAAQVYDAEHERKRKEQLLRLFNRTQEQVEEEEMLIAELKKIELRKKEREKKTQDLQKLITAADNNAELRRTERKITKKKIQLPQSKSRKELEGSSKQILETGGIKFPDFKQSGVYLRSQKMKLPSSVGQKKTKAIEHLLDELGIPIQPMPTEDISLLYNELRSDMVLLYELKLAHANCEFELQTLRHRYEALAPGKLPSSALSLINAMPPMEDPNEILPMLLEEGGVIVKMEDDTSDDQSNKNKKPVSEIIDVVTTSPSTPRKRRTAIEPPTVVKKIKKL is encoded by the exons ATGTCTGACGTTAGGGACATTTTTGAGTGGGATGTTGACGTACAGGCAGAGCCAGGAACTGCGCCGCCGCCGAGCGCGTCGACCTCCTCGACCGCCGTCAACAGCACCGAGACCACGGCACAACAAGTACGGAAGAAAGATGAGATCATTGGCATTATTGGCTCACATTCATCAGAGAAAAAACAG AAATCAAAGAAAAACCATGAGTCCACATTTAAGAGACCTGAGGGTATGCACAGAGAGGTATATGCCCTGCTCTACTCCGacaacaa GGATCCTCCAGCGCTAATACCATCGGATTCCAACCAGGGTTATAAACAGATGAAAGCAAAGTTAGGACGGAGTAAAGTTCGGCCCTGGAAGCGGATGTCATTCACCAATCCTGCAAGAAAG GACGGTGCAGTGTTTTACCACTGGAGGAGAGTTGCAGATGAGGGTAAAGACTACCCGTTTGCTCGATTCAATAAG GAGGTGTCCGTGCCACTGTATACCAGTCAAGAGTACCAGCTGAATTTACATGATGAGAAATGGACCAAACAGGCTACCGACCATCTCTTTGACCTCTGTAACCGCTTTGACCTGCGATGGGTCGTAGTTCATGACCGGTTCGATTACACATCGTATGGG AAGCGTAGTATTGAAGATATGAAGGAGCGTTATTACAGCATCATAAACAAATTGTCCAAGGCTCGAGCTGATCCCAGCCTGAGCAATAGAGCGGCGCAGGTGTACGACGCTGAACATGAAAGGAAGAGGAAGGAACAACTGCTGAGATTGTTCAATCGCACTCAAGAACAG GTGGAAGAGGAGGAGATGCTGATCGCAGAACTAAAGAAGATCGAGTTGAGGAAGAAAGAACGCGAGAAGAAAACCCAAGATCTCCAGAAACTTATCACAGCGGCAGACAACAATGCAGAGCTGCGTCGGACTGAGCGAAAGATTACCAAGAAGAAGATTCAACTGCCTCAgagcaaatcaagaaaagaatTGGAAGGAAGCTCCAAA CAAATTCTGGAAACTGGAGGAATTAAGTTTCCAGATTTCAAGCAGTCGGGAGTTTACCTCAGAAGCCAAAAG ATGAAGTTGCCGTCCTCAGTCGGTCAGAAGAAAACCAAAGCCATAGAACACCTTCTTGATGAGCTAGGGATACCCATTCAACCCATGCCAACTGAGGACATCAGTTTGCTCTACAATGAACTCAG GTCTGACATGGTCCTCCTGTACGAGCTCAAGTTGGCACATGCCAACTGTGAGTTTGAACTTCAGACTCTGCGCCATCGTTACGAAGCCTTGGCTCCAGGAAAGCTCCCCTCATCAGCCCTGTCCCTGATCAACGCCATGCCGCCAATGGAGGATCCCAACGAGATACTACCAATGTTGCTGGAGGAAGGAGGAGTGATTGTTAAGATGGAGGACGACACCTCGGATGACCAATCCAACAAGAATAAGAAG
- the LOC139946330 gene encoding DNA methyltransferase 1-associated protein 1-like isoform X3, with translation MLTYRQSQELRRRRARRPPRPPSTAPRPRHNKYGRKMRSLALLAHIHQRKKQKSKKNHESTFKRPEGMHREVYALLYSDNKICRDPPALIPSDSNQGYKQMKAKLGRSKVRPWKRMSFTNPARKDGAVFYHWRRVADEGKDYPFARFNKEVSVPLYTSQEYQLNLHDEKWTKQATDHLFDLCNRFDLRWVVVHDRFDYTSYGKRSIEDMKERYYSIINKLSKARADPSLSNRAAQVYDAEHERKRKEQLLRLFNRTQEQVEEEEMLIAELKKIELRKKEREKKTQDLQKLITAADNNAELRRTERKITKKKIQLPQSKSRKELEGSSKQILETGGIKFPDFKQSGVYLRSQKMKLPSSVGQKKTKAIEHLLDELGIPIQPMPTEDISLLYNELRSDMVLLYELKLAHANCEFELQTLRHRYEALAPGKLPSSALSLINAMPPMEDPNEILPMLLEEGGVIVKMEDDTSDDQSNKNKKPVSEIIDVVTTSPSTPRKRRTAIEPPTVVKKIKKL, from the exons ATGTTGACGTACAGGCAGAGCCAGGAACTGCGCCGCCGCCGAGCGCGTCGACCTCCTCGACCGCCGTCAACAGCACCGAGACCACGGCACAACAAGTACGGAAGAAAGATGAGATCATTGGCATTATTGGCTCACATTCATCAGAGAAAA AAACAGAAATCAAAGAAAAACCATGAGTCCACATTTAAGAGACCTGAGGGTATGCACAGAGAGGTATATGCCCTGCTCTACTCCGacaacaa GATTTGTAGGGATCCTCCAGCGCTAATACCATCGGATTCCAACCAGGGTTATAAACAGATGAAAGCAAAGTTAGGACGGAGTAAAGTTCGGCCCTGGAAGCGGATGTCATTCACCAATCCTGCAAGAAAG GACGGTGCAGTGTTTTACCACTGGAGGAGAGTTGCAGATGAGGGTAAAGACTACCCGTTTGCTCGATTCAATAAG GAGGTGTCCGTGCCACTGTATACCAGTCAAGAGTACCAGCTGAATTTACATGATGAGAAATGGACCAAACAGGCTACCGACCATCTCTTTGACCTCTGTAACCGCTTTGACCTGCGATGGGTCGTAGTTCATGACCGGTTCGATTACACATCGTATGGG AAGCGTAGTATTGAAGATATGAAGGAGCGTTATTACAGCATCATAAACAAATTGTCCAAGGCTCGAGCTGATCCCAGCCTGAGCAATAGAGCGGCGCAGGTGTACGACGCTGAACATGAAAGGAAGAGGAAGGAACAACTGCTGAGATTGTTCAATCGCACTCAAGAACAG GTGGAAGAGGAGGAGATGCTGATCGCAGAACTAAAGAAGATCGAGTTGAGGAAGAAAGAACGCGAGAAGAAAACCCAAGATCTCCAGAAACTTATCACAGCGGCAGACAACAATGCAGAGCTGCGTCGGACTGAGCGAAAGATTACCAAGAAGAAGATTCAACTGCCTCAgagcaaatcaagaaaagaatTGGAAGGAAGCTCCAAA CAAATTCTGGAAACTGGAGGAATTAAGTTTCCAGATTTCAAGCAGTCGGGAGTTTACCTCAGAAGCCAAAAG ATGAAGTTGCCGTCCTCAGTCGGTCAGAAGAAAACCAAAGCCATAGAACACCTTCTTGATGAGCTAGGGATACCCATTCAACCCATGCCAACTGAGGACATCAGTTTGCTCTACAATGAACTCAG GTCTGACATGGTCCTCCTGTACGAGCTCAAGTTGGCACATGCCAACTGTGAGTTTGAACTTCAGACTCTGCGCCATCGTTACGAAGCCTTGGCTCCAGGAAAGCTCCCCTCATCAGCCCTGTCCCTGATCAACGCCATGCCGCCAATGGAGGATCCCAACGAGATACTACCAATGTTGCTGGAGGAAGGAGGAGTGATTGTTAAGATGGAGGACGACACCTCGGATGACCAATCCAACAAGAATAAGAAG
- the LOC139946330 gene encoding DNA methyltransferase 1-associated protein 1-like isoform X4, with protein MLTYRQSQELRRRRARRPPRPPSTAPRPRHNKYGRKMRSLALLAHIHQRKKQKSKKNHESTFKRPEGMHREVYALLYSDNKDPPALIPSDSNQGYKQMKAKLGRSKVRPWKRMSFTNPARKDGAVFYHWRRVADEGKDYPFARFNKEVSVPLYTSQEYQLNLHDEKWTKQATDHLFDLCNRFDLRWVVVHDRFDYTSYGKRSIEDMKERYYSIINKLSKARADPSLSNRAAQVYDAEHERKRKEQLLRLFNRTQEQVEEEEMLIAELKKIELRKKEREKKTQDLQKLITAADNNAELRRTERKITKKKIQLPQSKSRKELEGSSKQILETGGIKFPDFKQSGVYLRSQKMKLPSSVGQKKTKAIEHLLDELGIPIQPMPTEDISLLYNELRSDMVLLYELKLAHANCEFELQTLRHRYEALAPGKLPSSALSLINAMPPMEDPNEILPMLLEEGGVIVKMEDDTSDDQSNKNKKPVSEIIDVVTTSPSTPRKRRTAIEPPTVVKKIKKL; from the exons ATGTTGACGTACAGGCAGAGCCAGGAACTGCGCCGCCGCCGAGCGCGTCGACCTCCTCGACCGCCGTCAACAGCACCGAGACCACGGCACAACAAGTACGGAAGAAAGATGAGATCATTGGCATTATTGGCTCACATTCATCAGAGAAAA AAACAGAAATCAAAGAAAAACCATGAGTCCACATTTAAGAGACCTGAGGGTATGCACAGAGAGGTATATGCCCTGCTCTACTCCGacaacaa GGATCCTCCAGCGCTAATACCATCGGATTCCAACCAGGGTTATAAACAGATGAAAGCAAAGTTAGGACGGAGTAAAGTTCGGCCCTGGAAGCGGATGTCATTCACCAATCCTGCAAGAAAG GACGGTGCAGTGTTTTACCACTGGAGGAGAGTTGCAGATGAGGGTAAAGACTACCCGTTTGCTCGATTCAATAAG GAGGTGTCCGTGCCACTGTATACCAGTCAAGAGTACCAGCTGAATTTACATGATGAGAAATGGACCAAACAGGCTACCGACCATCTCTTTGACCTCTGTAACCGCTTTGACCTGCGATGGGTCGTAGTTCATGACCGGTTCGATTACACATCGTATGGG AAGCGTAGTATTGAAGATATGAAGGAGCGTTATTACAGCATCATAAACAAATTGTCCAAGGCTCGAGCTGATCCCAGCCTGAGCAATAGAGCGGCGCAGGTGTACGACGCTGAACATGAAAGGAAGAGGAAGGAACAACTGCTGAGATTGTTCAATCGCACTCAAGAACAG GTGGAAGAGGAGGAGATGCTGATCGCAGAACTAAAGAAGATCGAGTTGAGGAAGAAAGAACGCGAGAAGAAAACCCAAGATCTCCAGAAACTTATCACAGCGGCAGACAACAATGCAGAGCTGCGTCGGACTGAGCGAAAGATTACCAAGAAGAAGATTCAACTGCCTCAgagcaaatcaagaaaagaatTGGAAGGAAGCTCCAAA CAAATTCTGGAAACTGGAGGAATTAAGTTTCCAGATTTCAAGCAGTCGGGAGTTTACCTCAGAAGCCAAAAG ATGAAGTTGCCGTCCTCAGTCGGTCAGAAGAAAACCAAAGCCATAGAACACCTTCTTGATGAGCTAGGGATACCCATTCAACCCATGCCAACTGAGGACATCAGTTTGCTCTACAATGAACTCAG GTCTGACATGGTCCTCCTGTACGAGCTCAAGTTGGCACATGCCAACTGTGAGTTTGAACTTCAGACTCTGCGCCATCGTTACGAAGCCTTGGCTCCAGGAAAGCTCCCCTCATCAGCCCTGTCCCTGATCAACGCCATGCCGCCAATGGAGGATCCCAACGAGATACTACCAATGTTGCTGGAGGAAGGAGGAGTGATTGTTAAGATGGAGGACGACACCTCGGATGACCAATCCAACAAGAATAAGAAG